From a region of the Thermococcus sp. 21S7 genome:
- a CDS encoding ThiF family adenylyltransferase, with the protein MVGVKMDFSRHFPIIGIEGQRKLSESTVAVVGAGALGSWEVYFLHKLGVGRIIVIDRDFVDESDLPRTIYTKEDVGKPKVEVLKERFGVIGHFEDLNPGTVSLLDEADLIIDGTDNIYTRQVVNDYAIKTGKPWIYVGVLATYGNIMPIIPGKTACFRCLMPRLPERPLPTCAIAGIMSYVPSFAASLAVALAAKILLGEEVENELFFFDLKSMDFEKVKIPRREDCPACVRKELTFLEKRIKVERMCDGSIQVTPPMPMSINLDEFVERLEKLGIEYLKTSQFIQFEDDYAEILVFKTGRMVIRGAEDEKEAKNFFARYLGG; encoded by the coding sequence ATGGTAGGGGTGAAGATGGACTTTTCGAGGCACTTCCCAATCATAGGAATAGAGGGACAGAGAAAGCTGAGCGAGAGCACCGTGGCTGTGGTCGGGGCCGGCGCGCTGGGGAGCTGGGAGGTTTACTTCCTGCACAAGCTCGGCGTTGGAAGAATAATCGTTATCGACAGGGACTTTGTGGACGAGAGCGACCTTCCCAGGACGATATACACCAAGGAAGACGTCGGAAAGCCTAAGGTCGAGGTTCTGAAGGAGCGGTTTGGAGTCATCGGGCACTTCGAGGACCTCAACCCCGGGACGGTGAGCCTTCTCGACGAGGCGGACCTCATAATCGACGGAACGGACAACATCTACACGAGGCAGGTTGTGAACGACTACGCGATAAAGACCGGAAAGCCCTGGATTTACGTGGGTGTTCTGGCAACCTACGGCAACATAATGCCGATAATCCCCGGCAAAACCGCCTGCTTCCGCTGCCTGATGCCCAGGCTCCCGGAGAGACCCCTGCCGACCTGTGCGATAGCGGGAATAATGAGCTACGTTCCGAGCTTCGCGGCATCTCTGGCCGTTGCCCTGGCGGCAAAGATTCTGCTCGGCGAAGAAGTCGAGAATGAGCTGTTCTTTTTCGACCTCAAGAGCATGGACTTCGAGAAGGTCAAGATACCGAGGAGGGAAGACTGTCCCGCCTGTGTGAGGAAGGAACTCACGTTTCTCGAAAAGCGGATAAAGGTCGAGCGCATGTGCGACGGCTCGATACAGGTGACCCCGCCCATGCCCATGAGCATAAACCTCGACGAGTTCGTGGAGAGGCTTGAGAAGCTTGGCATCGAGTACCTGAAGACGAGCCAGTTCATCCAGTTCGAGGACGACTACGCCGAGATACTGGTGTTCAAGACGGGCAGGATGGTAATCCGCGGTGCCGAAGACGAGAAGGAAGCCAAGAACTTCTTCGCCCGCTATCTGGGTGGTTGA
- a CDS encoding nitroreductase family protein has protein sequence MEFFEVLRKRRSVRRFQERPVPRKLVERLLEAAFLSPSSFNRRPWHFIVVDDMEKLLALSKAKLGASGLATAPLAIVVTAEGSRSDVWVEDASIAAEHIQLAAFDLGLSSFWVQIRNRMHDERRTAEDYVRELLGIPSNYRVLCIIGVGYPAEKKPPHGDEVFEWGKVSFNRFGEPWK, from the coding sequence ATGGAGTTCTTCGAAGTCCTCAGGAAGAGGAGGAGCGTGAGGCGCTTCCAGGAGAGGCCGGTTCCCCGCAAACTCGTGGAGAGACTCCTTGAGGCGGCATTTCTCTCACCGAGTTCCTTCAACAGGAGGCCCTGGCACTTCATCGTGGTGGATGATATGGAAAAGCTCCTGGCACTCTCAAAGGCAAAGCTCGGCGCCTCAGGTCTGGCAACGGCTCCTCTGGCGATAGTCGTGACCGCTGAAGGGAGCCGGAGCGACGTCTGGGTGGAGGACGCGAGCATAGCGGCCGAGCACATCCAGCTGGCCGCGTTCGATCTCGGGCTGAGCTCCTTCTGGGTGCAGATAAGAAACAGGATGCACGATGAAAGGAGAACCGCCGAGGACTACGTGAGGGAACTGCTCGGAATACCGTCGAACTACCGCGTCCTCTGCATCATAGGGGTCGGCTACCCCGCGGAGAAAAAGCCTCCCCACGGGGACGAGGTTTTCGAGTGGGGGAAGGTAAGCTTCAACCGCTTTGGCGAACCCTGGAAATGA
- a CDS encoding cytochrome c biogenesis protein — MKGVRRALLMLVILSLLIPLVSAGTVKYGNLSFHDVTTDKELQELVSSNEGRYFFVFYHSESCPACNYMKTSVFPTAAAEKALNGFVLVSVDVYKGRSITTLRYRVYDPVLVIQPENAGYYNPKSPGEEISVGVPGTPTMVVFKAVNGTMVLKGVAVGALNPDGLAYFLEKATEEPQTATQPGEQKSSTQDVSESPSGRSNLSLAVLLPIFSAGIVSVFSPCVLPVIVGTLSLTFARRKVEAIIAGMVASFALLGALVGSLGGYASQIQGALYLIGGVGFVVIGASFVSERVSTRMERLLSFSATDRVASKRGIAYDFALGSALGATWLGCIAPYVGFAVITAALSGDTLSGVIVMGTYGLGMGLTVYLLTASKDLGEWVNRKFLSGRLSLSGKGKARWEQALGVILVLLGLMMLTELTPLKLWSSLFESLSQL, encoded by the coding sequence GTGAAAGGAGTGCGCAGGGCGCTTTTGATGCTCGTGATTCTATCGCTACTCATACCGCTGGTCAGCGCGGGAACCGTCAAATACGGGAACCTGTCTTTTCATGACGTCACGACCGATAAGGAACTCCAGGAACTGGTCTCCTCGAACGAGGGGAGGTACTTCTTCGTCTTCTACCACTCCGAGAGCTGTCCGGCATGCAACTACATGAAAACGAGCGTCTTCCCAACGGCCGCCGCCGAAAAGGCACTCAACGGGTTCGTGCTCGTTTCAGTGGACGTTTACAAAGGCCGCTCGATAACGACGCTCAGGTACAGGGTCTACGACCCCGTCCTCGTCATACAGCCGGAGAACGCCGGCTACTACAATCCAAAGAGTCCTGGAGAAGAGATAAGCGTCGGCGTCCCGGGAACGCCAACCATGGTCGTTTTCAAGGCCGTTAACGGAACTATGGTTCTGAAGGGAGTGGCCGTAGGGGCTCTGAACCCCGATGGGCTGGCATACTTCCTGGAAAAGGCCACGGAGGAACCCCAAACCGCCACCCAGCCCGGTGAACAAAAGTCCTCTACTCAGGACGTTTCAGAGTCCCCCAGCGGGAGGAGCAACCTCAGCCTGGCCGTTCTCCTGCCGATATTCTCCGCCGGGATCGTCAGCGTCTTCTCGCCCTGTGTGTTGCCGGTCATAGTCGGAACCCTCTCCCTGACCTTCGCCAGGAGGAAGGTTGAGGCGATAATAGCCGGAATGGTGGCTTCCTTTGCCCTTCTCGGTGCCCTCGTCGGCAGCCTCGGCGGCTACGCCTCCCAGATACAGGGGGCGCTCTACCTCATCGGCGGGGTCGGCTTCGTGGTCATCGGTGCGAGCTTCGTGAGCGAGAGGGTAAGCACGAGGATGGAAAGGCTGCTGAGCTTCTCGGCCACGGACAGGGTAGCCTCAAAGAGGGGCATAGCCTACGACTTCGCCCTCGGTTCGGCGTTGGGTGCAACATGGCTGGGGTGCATTGCTCCCTACGTCGGCTTCGCGGTGATAACAGCTGCTCTGAGCGGAGATACGCTGAGCGGGGTCATCGTCATGGGGACTTATGGCCTCGGAATGGGCCTCACAGTTTACCTGCTGACGGCATCGAAAGACCTCGGCGAGTGGGTTAACAGGAAGTTCCTCTCCGGAAGGCTCTCCCTGAGCGGAAAGGGCAAGGCAAGGTGGGAGCAAGCCCTCGGAGTGATTCTAGTCCTGCTCGGCCTGATGATGCTGACCGAGCTCACACCGCTCAAACTCTGGAGTTCCCTCTTTGAATCGCTCTCACAGCTCTGA